ACCATTGACGCTGCCGTAGGTCTTCTTGTCGAAGCTGTACATGCTCGAGAAGTTCTCGAACATCACCGCGTCGATGCTGGGCGCAGTCTGGTTCAACAGCGCAAAACCTCGGTTCTGCACGATCACGGCGTCCGGATAGGCGGCACGCAGATCCTGCACGATCTTGACCAGCCCCGGCGCGACCTGGGGGTACAGATCGGCGGTATCTAACGTGTCCAGGAAGAAGCCATCGAAGCCCTGTTCCTTCAGCTTCGCGGCCTCGTCGGCCACCACCTTCTGCCAGCCGGGCTGTGAGGCGTCGATAAACTTGGACCCCCAGTTCTTGTTCTCCCCCAGAATCCAGCTCGGGTCCACCCCCGGCGCAGCGGCGTTGTTCCGGTCCAACTCGCCGATGGTCATGTAGGCGATGATGTGGGTGCCGTTGTCGTGCAGCATCCCCAGCTGAGCGGCGTTGACGGTGCCGGGCTGCACGATGGCAAGGTCGTAATTCAGCAGCTTCTCGACGTCTGCCGCCTGCTTGCCGTAGTACACCGAGTACGAACCGATGTCCGACAGGCGGCTTTTCAGCGGCGATCCTGCTGGGGATTTGCCCAGCTTCTCGGTGACGGCGGCCGCCAGAGCGCTGACAGCGGCAGGTTTCTCGGTGAAGGCCAGGTAGCCGTAGTTGTTGGGCGAGTTGAAGTCGCCGCCCACGGGCCAGATTGGAAATTCAGCGGCCTTCTGATGTTCGCGGCCCACCTTCAGCGCCCAGATGTCGCCGGCTTTGACCGCGGGGAAGGTGGCAGTGTTCAGCGGGATCGCCAGCTCCAGGATCCAGCGGTTGTCCTCGATGCGGCCCACGCTCTTGTAGTCGGTGGTAGCGGTGTACGCCTTGAAGCGTGTGCCTGCCGGGTTGACCGCGAAGTGAGCTTCTGCAGGCGCATTCACGAATGGCTGCGTGCGAATGAACAACTCCATCACGTCGTCGTTCCACCACTCGCCCGCGTCGGTCTTGAGCACAGCCTTCACAGTGTCTTTCGGCTGATCGAACACGCCCAGCACGTACAGGTTCTGGTCGTCGTAGGCCAGGCTGTAGTAGCCACCGCTGTTCACCGGCACGCTGGGCACCCCGTTGCTGAGGATCACCTTGTACT
This genomic interval from Deinococcus humi contains the following:
- a CDS encoding endo alpha-1,4 polygalactosaminidase translates to MNSTVSSATKRSAMTLALTLLTAGLAQSTTGVPETSIAQAVQRTINVGGDLKQWDGLPQYKVILSNGVPSVPVNSGGYYSLAYDDQNLYVLGVFDQPKDTVKAVLKTDAGEWWNDDVMELFIRTQPFVNAPAEAHFAVNPAGTRFKAYTATTDYKSVGRIEDNRWILELAIPLNTATFPAVKAGDIWALKVGREHQKAAEFPIWPVGGDFNSPNNYGYLAFTEKPAAVSALAAAVTEKLGKSPAGSPLKSRLSDIGSYSVYYGKQAADVEKLLNYDLAIVQPGTVNAAQLGMLHDNGTHIIAYMTIGELDRNNAAAPGVDPSWILGENKNWGSKFIDASQPGWQKVVADEAAKLKEQGFDGFFLDTLDTADLYPQVAPGLVKIVQDLRAAYPDAVIVQNRGFALLNQTAPSIDAVMFENFSSMYSFDKKTYGSVNGDPSFVEALSKRGLKVLTMDYALPGQQDLITRDYQRARSYGFVPYVSTIGLDQIYEANP